CTCATTGATTTCATTTTCATTGGTCAAGTTTATTGATTTGCGAATTTTGGTTAACTTGCTTACAACGTCCCGTATAAAAACAGTGCGAGCTGGCGAGCTTGATTGTCCGCAGGACGATCAGGCGTTGCAAGCGAGCACGGAATTTCGAATTGAGACAGGTTTAAGCATTGTTTTTATATGCTGTTGTGCAACGTTTATTTTGTTTTCATTGATAAAATTCCAGTTCCTTCATTTTAGAAATATCCGAATCCTCCACATCAACAATAATCCGTTGTCCTGTTCCGCAACCACAAGATTCGCAATCTGTTGCTAATGGCGACCTGGTGTCAAATTCCAACTTTTGAACGCTAATATTCTCATTTTCTAAATATGTTTTAACGGCAATTTCAGTTTCCTCGTTAGTGCTATTTTCTCCAGTATTCCAAGGATCAGCACATTTGGTTTGGTTCCAGTAGAATATGCTTTCATCTTGAGGGGAATCATCGTCATCACTACAGCTATAAAGTGAGAGTGAAATAAGTCCGATTAATAAAATTTTAGTGTATTTCATAAGGTGGTTTTTATGTTGCACAACGTCCCGTATAAAAACAGTGCGAGCTGGCGAGCTTGATTGTCCGCAGGACAATCAGGCGTTGCAAGCGAGCACAAAGTTTCGCTTCAAGACAGGTTTGAGCATTGTTTTTATATAGTGTTGTAGCACGTTTTTATGATCTAAATATTATAAATAATCCGGCAATAATTAGCATAAAAATCAAAGCGTAAGAATTGACCATAGCTTTCCAGTTCATAACATCATAATCTTTCATTTTATAGGATTCTCTTTTGTCGATTTTGTAAATCAGGTAAGCCAAACCGAGAAATAGAAATAATCCGCCAATGAACAAAGGGTAGCTGTCAGTCAGGTGAAGTATTTTTTCTTGAATAGTATTCATCATTCTTCTTTGGGGTCAGATTTTATAATGTGCTACAACGGCTTTGTATAATAGTCAGTTGCGGATTGATTTAGTATAAAGATAGCAAAAAAAGATCGAATTTTATGCATGCGCGGTTTTGTCCGCAGGACAAAAAGCCGCAATTGCTATTATACATTGTTACCTGTTTTTGCGACACGTTCTGCTTTTTATCCGTTAATAATTTTATTCTAATTTATCAATTTTAGATTATTATTTTATTGGAAGTTTCAATTTTCATTTGTCAGAGCAGCGTGAAAGTCAATTTTTTACCGATTTTACTTTTTTCAATTAGTTTTTGATCCAATTTTATGCGAATTTTTCTCTTTTTCTTCAATTTTTCTTTTGGAAATAATCCGTTTTTATTTTTGTCATTTTAAAATTTAATTTGCTGCTAAAAAAGACTTTAAATCTGTAGATTTTCGATTGTTTTCGCTCTTTTTTCGTCTGAGTAAGTTTTTTATTTAGAACTCAAAACATTCTTTTTGAGTTCCAAGTTTTCTTATTTAGTTTTTGTCTAAAATTTTTCGTTTTGAAAAAAATGAAGTTTTAAAAAACTGATTTTCGATTAATCGATTTTGTCTTTTGAGTATCCATTTTTCTTTTTTGATTTAGTTTTCTATAAAATCTGGATTTATTTTATTAATTCTGAGTTTCCTTGTGTATCAATTATTTTCATAATCAACGGCTTGAGTGAGTTTTTGGAGCAATTACAGGTAACGTCTCGTATAAAAACTGTGCGAGCGGGCGAGCGTGATTGTCCGCAGGACAATCCGCTAAGCAAGCGAGCAGGAAGTTTCGATTCGAGACAGGTTTGAGCATTGTTTTTATATATTGTTGCAAACTGTGCTTATAATTTTTCAATTAGGGTTATCGCCTTGCTTCTTGTTTTTAATCGAAAAATAACTCCATAGGGCTGCGATAACTGCGATTCCGACCACAATAAAAAAGGCATTATCCTCATACTTTTCGCTCATATAGTTATTCGGAATATAAGAGAGTGCAAATCCTATAATTACTCCTAAAATGATGAATATAGATTTTCTATTCATTTGTTTCTATTTAGATTAATATTAGATATTTCAATATTTATTGATATAAATTTTTAGTCAGTCGATAAATCTTTATTTCTGAATGAATTCTCCTTCCCCTAAATTTAAATTAGATTTTCACTCTACTTGACCGCATTGTTTGCAACGTAAGTATAAATGCAGTATTACATTTATATCTATTATGTCTTTACATGACTAATCTAATGGATTTTTAATCTTAAAAAAAATATTTGTAGCCACGTGCGTGTAAATTTCTGTTGTTTTGGTGCTTCTATGCCCAAGGAGTACCTGGATATATCGTAAATCGGTTCCACTCTCTAAAAGATGGGTTGCAAAGGAATGTCGTAACATATGGGGTGTCACCCGCTTCTTGATCTTCGCTTTTTTCGCAGCATTCTTTACTATACTCGAAACACTTTCGGGACTATAGGCTTTCCTGCCCGGGCCTTCAAACAAAAAATTAGTCGGTCGCCATTCTTTATAGTATTTTCGTAAATCACCAAGTAGTTTTTCGCTTAAGATTGTAAACCTATCTTTATTTCCTTTGCCCGATCTTACCTTAATCACCATTCTCTTACTATCTATATCTTCCAGTTTTAAATTTAAGAGCTCAATTCTTCTTAAACCGGCCGAATAAAGCAAACTTACTATACATCGGTGTTTAATGTTATTAGTATGCTCAATAATAGCCATTATTTCCTCTTTTGCCAGGACCTTCGGCAGTTGTTCTATAGGTCTGGGACGTTCTATGGCATAAAACCTATTGGGCATTTCCAGTACCACTTCATAATAGAATTTAATAGCATTAATGGCCTGGTTAATATAGGAATGAGAAAAATCCTCTCGTATCAATTTCTGAAGATATAATCTTATATCCTCTTCGTTCAAATCCTTTATCTCCCTGTCACTGTAATGATTTATGAATGTTTCGAAACAAGAAACATAGGTTTTGATCGTGCTATTGGCATACCGTTTTAATTCTAATTTTCTAAGGTAGCTTCCAGGGCAATATCGCTTTCCGCTTACCTCTTCCCTATTTTGCAGCTGTTGAATGTTCACAGGCTCTTCCTCTCTTCCAAAACTAGCCTTGGAATAAAAATGATTGCAATTGATCCAGGCAACACCACGAAAGGTCTTAAAAACAAGCTCCAGGTTAGCCGGTGTGTTTAAGATATAATTCATGCGAAACTTCTCACTCCACTGTACATCGGGTAAGTTGTCCACCATAACCTGCACTACTTTATCGGTAAAGAATTTTAACCCTATACATTTTTCTTTATCAATGATTAAATTCTTTAGAGTAATATACTTCCTATCCATATGGCCTGCGCATTTATTGGTATATAAATGTAAACAGACTTAAACCCTAAAACGTTTATTATCCGTATATTATACGACTAAAACGGCTTTATAATTATGGAAACTGAAAAACATTGTCTGGCCTGTAATAAAAAACTGGAAGGCCGTCCGGATAAAAAGTTTTGCGATCCCTATTGTAAAAGTGCCTGGCATTATCAAAAAACCAAAGAAGGAGCTGCCGGATTCTATGCAAAAGTAGACCGTCAATTAAAAACTAATCGAAGGATTTTAAAAAGCTTCAACAAAGCAGGGAAAGCCACGGTTAGAGCTGACATTTTAAAACAACACGGCTTCGATCCTAATTACTTTACGCACTATTGGAAAAACAGCAAGAAGGAAGTTTATCTCTTTGTATATGAATTTGGTTTTCTAACCCGGTATGAAAACGGAAAAAAGAAATATGTTCTTGTAACCTGGCAAAACTATATGGAGAAAACTACTTAACCTTTATGCCTATATATCAAAATTCATCCTGGTTATTCTCTTTCTTAAAGCATAAATCTTAATCAAAAAATTACATGGCTTCGCCACCGTCACTCCCATTGGTCTTTCTTTTAAGCAATTACGAATTACTTACAGCTATCAACCTCAAATTGCCTTAAATTTAATTCGAGATAGCTTTAAAAATAATCAATGTATAAAGTAAAATTGGTGGTTAATTAAATGAGTAGGGATTCCAAATTTAAAAAATATCTAATTCTAGGTTTATATTACTATCTATAGTTATTAACAAGATATTAAGAATAAAATAGAGAATTGAATAATTTTTGGAGTTAAATGAGGGGTTTTCACTCCATTCAGCACTTTAGTCTTACGTACCTCCAGGCTAAAGAGCCTCATTCACTGGCACCGGACACAAGCGAAAAATCTTCACCTTCCATTTCGCTTATTCCGCAAAAACGGCGGAATGCTTCATTCTCGGTTCTGGTTTTCCACTTAAGTCCTCAAATTGGATTCCATTATTAATTTAATTCCGCTTCCTGCTCCTTCCCTACTCTTCCATTTACCTATTTGAAGTATTCTCGGCCTTCACTGCCACTACCTTTTTCTGTAATGCAAAATACCAAGATTTAGAAGTTAGTCCGCACTGCATAAAGCCAGTCCCCGCGCTCCCTTTTTATAAGTCCTCCCTAATTCTAAATCTTGAAAATGGATCAGCATCAGAAAAAGGTAACAGTGAAGGCGCTACGGGAAGTAAATCTAAAAACGGAAAAATGAAATCATACAAAATCTACAAAAAAGGAAGCGGAATTAAAAAAAATCAAAAAAGGAAAACGCTCAGGATACAATAAGTAAATCAGTTAAAAATCAATTATAAACCTTTAAATCTTTTAATTATGAAAACGCTTAGAAACACAGTACAGTTAATTGGAAACGTAGGGGAAGATCCAAAATCTCACAGGTTTGAAAATGGTATGTTGGTTTGCCGATTCTCTTTGGCCACCAATGAACAATTTTTTAAAGACGGAGAGAAAATTCAGGAAACACAATGGCACCAGCTTGTAGCCTGGAGTAAGCAGGCAGAACTTGCCAGTAAGTATATCGCTAAGGGAAAGGAAATTGCTATTAAAGGCAAATTAACTTATCGCTCGTATAACAACGAAGCTGGGGAAAAACAGTACATCACCGAAATTCTGGTAAATGAGATCCTTTTATTGAGCAGCTCAAAACGGGATAATAATTAATTAAAAGCAAAGAGGGCGTCATCGTCGAAAATTGCGCCCTCTTTCATTATTTAACTTTAAACAAATCAATAATGGAAACCAAAGTTAATGAAATCGCAATAAGTTACAGCGGAAGTATTAAAACAAAATTCCTTCCCAATATATCTTCTTCCCGTGATGCTATTAACCTTCTATTTGAGCATTGGGATAAACAAAATATTGAACTTTTTGAAAGTTTTAAAATGCTGCTTCTTAATAATTCCAATAAGGTAAAAGGTATTTACACCCTCTCTACAGGAGGCATCACCGGAACTTTAGTAGATATAAGAATCGTATTCGCAGTAGTTCTAAAGTCTGTAACTACTTCTATAATTTTAGCCCATAACCATCCCTCGGGAACGCTGCAACCCAGCCAACCCGATAAACTCTTAACGGAAAAGATCAAAAAAGCAGGGGAACTTTTTGATATTAAGGTATTGGATCATTTAATACTAACTCCCGATGGGGATTACTTCAGCTTTGCCGATGAAGGCATTTTATAACAGGAAATAATTAGTTTCTAAAACGGGATATGATTTTCATAATCCCGTTTTTCATTTTACAGAATTCTCAATTATTCTTCCAATTCTCTACAGTTAATTTTAAAGATTTTTCTTTTCCAATCATAAAAAATGGGATTCAGTTTCTTACTAATTAAAGCGCTATTAAATTCATTTTAATAGTCAAAATTTTTGTCCCTGCGGGACGAAAAGGTAGAGCAAGAGGGTAACGGGCAGAGCCACGTTAAGAATTACCTTTTAAAACACAACAATCTGTTTTACAGTTGTTTAAATAATTTTATTCAAGGCGCAAAATTAAAAAGAAGCTGTTTTATTACTAAAAACCCTTG
The sequence above is drawn from the Salegentibacter mishustinae genome and encodes:
- the xerA gene encoding site-specific tyrosine recombinase/integron integrase, which translates into the protein MDRKYITLKNLIIDKEKCIGLKFFTDKVVQVMVDNLPDVQWSEKFRMNYILNTPANLELVFKTFRGVAWINCNHFYSKASFGREEEPVNIQQLQNREEVSGKRYCPGSYLRKLELKRYANSTIKTYVSCFETFINHYSDREIKDLNEEDIRLYLQKLIREDFSHSYINQAINAIKFYYEVVLEMPNRFYAIERPRPIEQLPKVLAKEEIMAIIEHTNNIKHRCIVSLLYSAGLRRIELLNLKLEDIDSKRMVIKVRSGKGNKDRFTILSEKLLGDLRKYYKEWRPTNFLFEGPGRKAYSPESVSSIVKNAAKKAKIKKRVTPHMLRHSFATHLLESGTDLRYIQVLLGHRSTKTTEIYTHVATNIFFKIKNPLD
- a CDS encoding single-stranded DNA-binding protein, which codes for MKTLRNTVQLIGNVGEDPKSHRFENGMLVCRFSLATNEQFFKDGEKIQETQWHQLVAWSKQAELASKYIAKGKEIAIKGKLTYRSYNNEAGEKQYITEILVNEILLLSSSKRDNN
- a CDS encoding JAB domain-containing protein, which codes for METKVNEIAISYSGSIKTKFLPNISSSRDAINLLFEHWDKQNIELFESFKMLLLNNSNKVKGIYTLSTGGITGTLVDIRIVFAVVLKSVTTSIILAHNHPSGTLQPSQPDKLLTEKIKKAGELFDIKVLDHLILTPDGDYFSFADEGIL